A stretch of the Papaver somniferum cultivar HN1 chromosome 6, ASM357369v1, whole genome shotgun sequence genome encodes the following:
- the LOC113285900 gene encoding histone H4 produces the protein MSGRGKGGKGLGKGGAKRHRKVLRDNIQGITKPAIRRLARRGGVKRISGLIYEETRGVLKIFLENVIRDAVTYTEHARRKTVTAMDVVYALKRQGRTLYGFGG, from the coding sequence ATGTCAGGAAGAGGAAAAGGAGGAAAGGGTTTGGGAAAGGGAGGAGCAAAGAGGCACAGGAAAGTTCTGAGAGATAACATCCAAGGTATTACCAAGCCAGCCATCAGAAGATTAGCAAGAAGAGGTGGTGTGAAACGTATCAGTGGTTTGATCTATGAAGAAACTCGTGGTGTTCTTAAGATCTTTCTTGAGAACGTGATCCGTGATGCTGTTACTTACACTGAACATGCTAGGAGGAAGACTGTTACTGCTATGGATGTGGTTTATGCTTTGAAGCGACAGGGAAGAACTCTTTACGGTTTTGGAGGTTAG